From the genome of Cloacibacillus sp. An23:
TGTGGTAGACGCGGGCGCGCGGGTTCTCGACCCGGGCCATTACCGCCGTGCCTTTGGCGATGTTCATGCGCTCGAGCTCGCGCGCGTAGTCTCCCCAGGCCGTGAGGCTCCACCACTGCTGGTACTTGTTTTCGTACTGTCCTGTGGCTTCGTCCTTCGTGCTTTTACCGCAGGCGAGTGAGATGCTGAAATAATATTCCCCGCTCTTGCCCGTTCCGGCCCGCGTGCCGGCTACGAATCCCTCTACCGTGCAGATTGCCTTGCCCATTTTCTCTGCCTCCGTTTTTATTTTTTCAGATGTTGAAGACGCTCGCGGCCTGTTTCAGCCTCTTCACGCGCTCCGCCGTCCCTCCGAAGGAAAGTGAGCGCGCGTTGAGGTCGAGCCGGAAGCTCTTGCCGCTCGCGTTTTTCCGCGTTTTCGTCACTGTGGCGACGATGGCCGTTTCGCCGCCTTCGCTTTCGTCCTTGAGCAGCTCTATCTCGACGTCGGCGGCATCCTCGACGTAATGCCCTCCTGCGGCGTGCCCGCCGCTTCCGCTCTTCTGCGCCGCCTTGCTGCTGCGTCCCATCTGCGAGAGCAGGATGACCGCGATGCCGAGGTCTTCTTTGAGCGAGACTATCTTCGGGACGAGGTCGTAGACGGCTTCGAGCTCGGAGCGGTATTTGCCGATGAGCGTCAGATAGTCGATGATCACGAGGTCGGGCGCGACCTGGATTATGATGTTCGCCGCCTGATCCCACGAATAGGGCTCTCCGCCGCGCGGCCTGCCTATGAGGCGGAAGCGCCCTGCGTCGCGCTCAAGTATCCTGCCGTATGCCTCTTTCACCGCCGGATGTTTGTCGTGTACCATGCGGTAGAGTTCGCTCTGAAAGCAGTTCATCTCCCGCATGAGACGGCGCGCTATAACGGTCTGAGGCGGCATGTCGAGCGAGAAGAACAGCAGCCTCGAATCGAGCGGCATCTGGTACATGAAATCGTCTACTGCGTTGAGGGCGAGCGACGTCTTCATGCTTCCGGGCGCTCCGACGAGCGCCATCATCTCGCCTGGGTACAGGCCGCCGTATGCGCGGTCGAGCTCCACGACGCCGAAGCCGTAGCCTTCGAGGTTCTTCCATTCGGCGACCTCGCTCGTCAGCTTCGCAAGGTGCTGGCCGGAGGTGCTCGGGACGAGGCTGATGCCGTCTGACTCGGAGGAGAGCATGACGTCGTCGCCGTGCGACGGAAAGCGCGAGGCTTTCAGCGAACGGAAGCCCTCGGCGACCGCGCGCCTGATGACGGCGCCGGAGACGAGGACGTTCCCGCCGCCGTCGCTGCACAGCTTCGCGAGATGCTTCCCGACCGACATGGGGTTCATGCCTCTGGTGATGACGTCCTCCGCCTCTACGGCGAGGAGCTGGATCACGCCGTCCTCCCAGTCGTCCGGGCTGTCCCTGCGGGCGAGTTCGATGAATTTAGCCAGCTTCTCGGCCATCTCTCACAAAGACCTCCCGCCGCAGTATCTCGCTCTCTTCCGGCGGCTCCGAGAAGTCGTGCGCGTTGAGCCACGTCGAGGGATGCTTGATATACTGCTCGTCCCTGTCCCGCACGTCCTCGATGTACTTCGCGAGGCGCACGCCCATGTTGATGACCCATTGCTTCTGCTCGTCCGGGTTGCGGGCCTTTGAGAGCACGCGCATGAACGTGTTCCGCGCCCGTTTCTTGTCCACGTGGCGCGGATAGTTCGGCCAGAACTGCCGCTCGAACCATTCGTCGAGCGGGTTCGGGTTGTCCGCGTGCGCGCGCCGCGGTTTTGATTTTTTCTTCCCGGCCTTGGAAGACGGAGAGGCGAGGTCGAAGCTCTCGGACTCGTCCGCGGCTTCCACCTCTTCCGTGTCCCGTGTTCCCGGTACTGGTTTCTCATACTCGCCCCCTTGGGGGGCTATAGGGGTATTTGTTTCTCGTAATACTGATTCTCGTAAACGGTCTGCATATGGTGCAGGGGTAGGCCTGCATGGTGTGCAGTCTGCTCCGTTTTCAGCCTGCACCTCCTGCACGCTGCTTTTGCGGAAACACTCGGCGCGATGGCCTATGAGCGTGTAGACCGACGCTTTTTGATGACCGTCCTTGTAGACCGCTTCCGAGGTGATTATCCCCATGTCCTTGAGCTCTTTCAGGGCGTAGCGCACCTGACGCTCGCTCAGCCCCGCCGTCTCGGCAAGCGTTTTGACCTTGACGCTCCAGCTCCGAGTCCTGATGTCCATGTAGGTCGTGAGCAGCGCGTATATGCCTTTCGCGTAAAACGACAGGCTACTGCTCTGCATGACCTGTATATCGAGGTGTGAAAACCAGAAATCACGGTTGTCCCGAAAATTCATGTTTTCGTTCGGATTCATTGCGCCGTCCTCCTTTCTCGGAGCCCTAAGCTCCTAGCCGTCGCATTGATCGCCGCGGGACGCGTCCACGACGTTTGAAAGCGCGTCCAGTCTTTATCTTTGGTTTGCCGGCCTTCTTTGTCGCGATAGTACATAGCGAATGGATACAGGCCAAGGCGAAGGGTATCTATGCAGCGCTGTTCCGCCGCTTGAATCGTGTCTCCCGGATAACCGCAGAGCACGTAACATCTCGCCTTATAGGGCCTGTACCACTCGCTAGCCTTGAGTATTTCCGCAGCCTTTACCAAGGGTTCCCAGTCGTCCGGCGTATCAAAGGCGAAAAACGCTTCTTTGACTTTCGCCTGCTCGAAAAGCTCCACGTGCCATGGCGCTAAGCGTTTCGCTTCGAGGCCGCCTGACAGCATGACGTTCGATTGCTCGGACAGCATTTCAAAAACGCGGCGAATATGAGCCTCAGAACAGGCGAGAAGATTGTCGTCCAAGACGTTATTCCCTGCCGTAAGCGGCAGTTCCCTTAAAGGGCCTTCACGCTTGGGCACTTCGCAGAACCAACAGCGGTTAGGACAGCCGCGTGAGGTTATGACATAGCCCGGCGCAAGATACATCCCGGGCGTAAAATCCCCTCCGCGCTCACCAGTCGCGGGCCCGCCGAGTTTGACCGGGGCGACGCGACTCCATGCACGCGTCAAACGCTCGGCCTCTTTAAGGTCCCATGTGAACGTCACGCTGACATGGACTTCCGAGATGTCTGGCGGGATGAAGAGCGGAACGTCGCCGATAAAAGCGTATTCGTCGCGCGGCGTCGCCTTTGTCCGCCGCGGGAAAACCCTGGCTATAGGCATACACGTCACTCCTTGTTGTTATTGCGCGGTTGGGTAACGTAGCAGAACAAGGCGACAATCGCTTTTAACACCGCCTCTATCCCGCAGACGATTACGAACAGATACAAGAACGTCCACACCGGATGCTCGCAGGCAAAACGATAGACCAGCTCCATCACCGGCGCCTCCTCACGGCTTTACCGTCTCGCCGCGCTCGGCCATCGCAAGCCACTGCGCGTATTGGGCTATCTTCTCGGCCTCTTTGAGGCGTTCGTCCTTGTGACCGTAGCGCAGCGAGTATTTGATGACGTTTCCCCATAGAAAGCCGCGGAACTCTTCCGCTGAGAAAAGCGTCTGCATGATCTCGATAGGCTGCTGATCCAAGAGCTGATAATGCGATGCGGCCTTTGAACCACCAAACGCAGCAGTACGCCTATTCCACATATCACGCGCTTCATTAGGCGAGAGAATACCTCTGAACTGTAGGGCGTTCCCGCATTTGGGACAAATAATGGCGGTAATGTGCCCGTCATAGCGCCACCCCATATTTTTATTTACCATAGCCTCCACGTAACCACCGCAGAAAGGACATGGCAAAAGCGAATTTTGAAAATACGCCTCTTCTTCGGCCTCTTGCAACGTCATAGAAGCACGAACGCGTTCTGCTTCCCACTCCCAGATTGATGTTAGCCTACTATGTTTTCTATCTATTTCTTTATTTCTATCCGTCATATTCTTTTCCTCCATCCGTTTTCACGGGCCATCTCGTCTAATGCCGACTGCGCCGCCTCGGCGCTCTCGTATCTGACTTCGTTGACGCACGACGCGCCTGCATTTTTCTTGTGACATACGACGACGCTGTAATATACGTATCTGCTGTATGCAGTTTCGCTTCGCCGCACGAAGTATTCCGCACCGCTCTCGCTGTAGCAGGTGTATGGATTACCCATCTTTGCGCGCCTTTTTGGGCGGACGCCCGCGACGGAACGTTTTCGCGACGGCGTCTTTGTTGCGAAGGTTCCATTCTGCGGCTGCCAAGAGGAAGTCCGGCTGTACGGAAGTACTGTACCCGCACTCGTCGCAGCTGATACGGTAGTCCCCGCCGCCTTGCAGCGTTATCGTGATGTTCGTGTTTCCGCAGAGACACGGCTTGAGCGGAGCGTCAGACATTACGCTCACCTTCATTGGGCTTTTTCTGTATCGTCGCCATTTAGGCCGCCTCCCTTTTCTCATCATTTCCAATTTTCCAGTTGGCTTTGACCAGCGCCGCTGCGACCTGCGGGCATACGCTGTTGCCGCACATACGGACCTGCGCGGATTTACTCAGCGGTTTGCCGTTGTACAGCGGGTCGATGATGTAGTCGGGCGGGAATCCCTGAGCGTTGAAAAGCTCGCGCGGCTGAAGCATTCTCATGCCAATGTCGGTTATGACGTATTCTTCGCCGTCAATCCGCACTGTAACGAGGCTCATCCTGTCCTTGCCTGTCACGGTGTGCATCGGTTCCGTCACCGGCGCGCCGCTTCTCTCGTTGCCATAGTATTTGTCGAGGAACGCTGCGACGAGGCCGGTCTTGCCGCCGCATCCGTCCGGCATGACGGTCCCAAGAGGCTGCTCGATGTCCGCTCCGCTGGACGTGCCGAACTGGCGCATGAGCGTGCAGGCCGCAAGGCTGTGATGATCTATCGCCGTGACGGTGCCTATCGGCTCGTTCATCTTCTGACCGACGACGCCGCTGTAATGTTTGAGTAGATTCGCACAGCATAGAGCGTAGCGCGGCGAGGCGTCTATGACGTTGAGAGGAACGTCAAGTGTTTGCCCTCTGACCTCGCGCCTCATCTGCTCTGTGTGGTACTGCGCGAGAAACGCGGCGCAGAGCGCAAACTTGTTGTGCTGCGTCGTTACCGTGTGCAATGGATCTTCCACGTCCTGACACGGTTTTTCCCCCCATGTCTGCTTTACGAGCGCCGGAACGACGATGCCGAGAGCGTGAGGACTTCCGGCTGGGCGTTCAGATTTGCCGCCGGCCGTTATAGTAGGCATGGGCTCCGTAAGCTCCTGCCCTACCGCCCCACTTCTGAACTTAGTGATGTGTGGGGAAACAATACCTGCGCGGCTTCTGTCAACTATATACGGATGAGGGTTATTGAGAATATATTTGACAACGCCTTTTGCGATACGCCGCATGGTGTTTTCGACGAGCGGCTTTTCCCTCTCGAATATCGAGCGGACAGGGATAGACCAGTCTATACACTCCGCCGCCGTCCTGTAAGGCTTGCGCCCCGGGCCGTGAGAGGGCTCGGGCCATCGCGCGGGAGTGCGGTCGGAGGTCGCTATGAGGAAAAAGCGCCTGCGCGACGTCGGCGCGCCGTAGTCGCAAGCCACGAGCTCGCGGTAGTCCACGGAATAACCTTCGCGGCGCAGATGCCTCACAAATTTATTGAATATGGTCCCGCGAAGGTGCATTTTCGGGAATCCTCGCTTATCCAGCGGGCACCAATCTTGAAACTCTTCTACGTTTTCGAGGATTATCAGCCGCGGGCGGACTCTGCGCGCCCACTTGACGGCGGTCCATGCGAGCCCGCGGATGCGGTCGGATTTCGGCGCGCTGCCTCTTGCTTTGCTGAAATGAGTGCAGTCCGGCGACAGCCACATGAGGTCGACCGGCTCGCCCGCCGTGACGGCAAGCGGATCAACTCCCCACATATCTTCGATGTAGTGCCTTGTTCCGGGGTGGTTCGCCTTGTGCATCGCCATCGCCTCAGCGTTGTGATTGATGGCTATGTCGGGGTCCCGTCCCAGCGTCATACGTATGCCTGTGCTGGCTCCGCCGCCTCCGGCAAAGCTGTCGACTATCAGTCCCATGTACGCAGCCTCCTTCCTATTAGGCATTCCACGACGCCTCTTTGGGCAAGAACGGCTTCAGCTTCGGCTCCTCAAAGTTCGGCCCTTTGAGCACCTTGCCGTCTTCCCTGTATATCGGTTTCCCGTCCGCGCCGAGCTTTGTTAAGTTGCTGCGCACCACCTCGGCGAATGCGCCCTGTATGTCGCAGTCAAGAACGAGTGCAAGGCCGACCGTCGTGAACAGTAGGTCGCAGATGCCGTCAAGGACTTTGACGGACGGCCTGAAATCGCTTTCACAGATTTCGTCAAATAGCTCTGATAACTCTTCCCTGACGCACTTGAATTGTGTCCAGACCTCTTTCTTTGTCTTCGCCGGCGTGTTCAGCCTGTAGAGACGGCGGAATTCTTTCACGTCCTCCACCCACTGGATGGGCGCGGGCTGGTTTTCCACGTCTTCGATGAGGTATTTCAGCTCGCGGCCGAGGTCCCCGAACATGACTTCGAGCGTGCCGCGCAGCTCGATGTCGCCTTCGCCGCCTTCGGCATGGTATTCGTCGTTTATTTCCGTTTCGATTTTGCCGGGCGCTTCAAGCATTGAATCAAGCGTCTTTTTGAGCGTTCCGAGCTGCTTTTCGGTAAGCGTATAGTTCTTCATGGTCAATCCTCCGCTGTGTTATAATCCGTTTAGTAACTTTTGACATGGGCCGGCCGGGAGTGCAGTTCCGTCCGGCCCTCTTTTTTACAAGTTTGCGCTGCCTTCGACTACGAGCCAGCCGTCGAGCTCTTTCTTCATGCTGTCGTACAGTTCTTCTTTCGCGTCCTGGAGGTAGCGCGGGAATTTCGGACATGAGAGCTGGAACAACAGCGGCTCGCCAGGAGATTTCGGCTTCTGAATTTCAAGCTCGATTTCCATCATCTGTTCCCAACCGCTGTTCTTGAATATTTCACATTTCATGATAAAAGATTGAGGAATGCGGACCGTGCCTTCCGCTTCCTGCACTTTGACAGCGAAGGTATAGTTGTTGCGGCTGTCATAAGTGAAATCTCCGCTGACGCTAGTGACATATTTGAAGTTCTTGATGTTGTAGAGCAGTTCATCAAGGTTCTCTATTTCGCCGTCGCTGCGGCGTTTGAGAAAATCGACGAACTCTTTGATGTTAAATATGGCCCCTCTTTGGAGTATCTGTATCCACTCGTCGCAGATAACGGAATACTTGAAGGGCATCGTAACGGTGTCGAGCTCTCTGTCCTGAACGGAGTCGTCGAGGATCGCGTAGAATCCTTTCTCGTGACCGAATACGACGGCGCGGTCCTGAACGCCTTTAGCTTTTACGAGCTCGACGAAGCCTTTCACGGACGACGCTTCATACCGGAATCCATGATACTGGAATATCTCCGGAGCATCGCCGCCGTATACCATTACTCTGCCGTCTGTTGGCAAGCCGGCTATTTTCTCGATGTTGACGTTCATATTTTTGTCCTCTTATATGGAGTTTTCTTCCGTCGGCGCGTCGCTCGGGAAGAGCGAACCGTCTCTGCGGACGCGGGCCTGTCCGAGGTCCCATGCGTCGGCTTTGAGGTTGCCTACGAGGTCGCGGCGGCATATCGTCGCTTTCTTTTCGCTCGCAAGCGTCGGCTTGATTTTTGTGCTCATGTCGATAAGTGTGTCGCTGTCCTCGCAGAGCTTGAACGAGACTGTGATAGTTATGCTCGCCGTCTGCTTTTCATCCTTCAGCGAGTTCACCACCGCAGGGATAAGCTTTCGGAACTGCGTATCAAGGTCCGCCATTTCTCTGAGGCTCAAATCCACCATGTCTGACTGCATCATTTGGGAGTGCTCCTTTCGTGTGTTATAATCTGGTCAGTGTTTCTTTTTTCATGTTGGGCCTCTCCTGTTGGCGCAGGAAGGTCCTTTTCTTTTGCCCGCGTCATTGGACTTCTTTGAGGCCGCGCCGCTGCGCGAAGCCGTCGAGGTCGGCCTGAGCGTCCTCGAACGCCGTCCGCAGCTTGAGCTCGTCGTTGTAGAGCAGTATGTGGCGAGTGCCCTTCCTGTCGGTGAAATACGTGGCGTAGCCCGTGCCGTTTACCGTCGGATGCCCTTCAACTGCGAGCGTCTTGCCGCGGTACAGGTATTTTCTTGCCTGCATTCTTCTTCCCTCCTTTCGAGTTCAGCTTCGTCCAAATAGTTGCAGATTGAGCGGTAGACCGCGAAGGCCAGCCCGAGGATGCCCCAGGCCATCATCGTGTCCTCGTTGCCGTAGAGCATGAGCATGAAGGAGCTTTCAGCGAGGGCGTGAAGCATCGTCCGCGTACTCCTTCCTCGGAAGTTCTTCGGCGCGGTACCGGGCGATAAGGCGCTCGATGCGTCTGTTTCTGCGCCAGCTCGACAGCATCGACAGCAGGAAGAAAACCAGGCATATAACGCAGGCCAGTATGCAGAGCGCGATGTATTCGTGGATCATGACGGCGCCTCCTAGATGATGAGCCCGACTATGCCGCGGTACTCTCCCTCGCAGATCGCTTCCGGGGCGACGCGCTTGTTCTTGAAGAACCACAGCGGGATGTGAAAATTTCGCTTGCCGAGGTCGTCCGGCGGGTCGAGGATGACTATGCTCTTCGGCACCCAGACGGGATGTCCGTTAAGGCGGTTCGTCATGCGGTATGCGTGCATCGTGAGGGCCGGAAAAGTATCCTCCGGGCGGTCTATCTTATAAAGCGCGTACTTTACTTCTTTCGGCATCTATACGGCCTCCTTCTTTGATTCTTGTATGAGGATGTCGTCTTCGTCCGCGAAAGCGTCGTAGGTCTGCGCTACGCTCACACCATGGGCGATCGCGCTGAGCTTGCAGATGAAGCGGTGTATCTCCAGCGACTTGTATAAGAGTTTTCTTATTTTCACATTGAGCCTAAAGCTATCCTCTATGAGGCCCTGCTTCAGTAATGTGTCCTGCTCAGCGGATAAAACCCCGATGTTCTTCTCGATGACTTCATAGCGCTGTTGCTCGCGGGCGATTATTCGGGCGAGAACGTCCTGCGCCGTGTCCTGCGTGCTCATGCTTCGCGCTCCTTCTTCCGCGGATGCTCAGACGCCCACTTGTCCAGATCATAAATGTCGTAGCGAATCATTTTTCGCTCTCCGTCGCCTCTGCCTTCAAGCTCAAGACATCGCGGCCCATAGTTCCGCGCGCGCCAGATTTCCAAAGTCCCGCGCGAGACGCCCAAGTACTTAGCAGTCTGCACATCCGTAAGCAGCCTCGGCGGCCTCTCCGCCGCGGATTCATCAAGTCTCCTTATGGTTTCAAAAAGCAGCGCGCGCAGCTCCTCGCGCGTCTGTTCAAGTGCCAGTTCAGTCATTTGTCTTTACCTCCTAATTCCATTACATAAAAATTATTTATGCAGAAAAAGTAAACCATTCTATTACTGTGTAGCACTCAGTGTAATTTTTTCAAGTTTTTTATTGAATTTTTTTACATCGTATGTTATATTTTCCTTACAATAAGCCCTGAAGAGTTTTACTCTCAGCCCCCCGGTCGGTCTCGGCTTCCATCGTTGAAGTGCGGACGCGGGGTTTCTTTTTAGGAGTGTTCATGTATGAGAAAAGCAGCCTTTTTCATTGATGGTTTCAATCTCTACCATTCGATTGCCAATCGGAAGAACCTCCATAAATACAAATGGCTTAATCTGTGGCAGCTTTCTCAATCATTACTCCTTCCACAAGAAACTCTCACCGATGTCTTTTATTTCACGGCCTTCACAGACTGGAATCCGGGACGCAAAAAGCGGCATCAGGATTATGTTCTGATAAACGAAAGCGTCGGCTGTAAAGTCGTTCTCGGCAAATTCCTCCAAAAAGACCGCATCAGCATGGTCGAATGCAACACTCCATGCTGCGGAGGCGCGAAAAGATTTTGTGGAAAGAAATTTGTGGCTCACGAAGAAAAAATGACCGATGTCAACATTGCCGTCAATATCGTAAAAGCGGCTGCCTTACGGTCATACGATTCAATTTACCTCCTTTCCGGCGATAATGATCTTATACCGGCCTTGGAAACAGCCCGCGAAATATCGCCGTCTCTAAGATTGCGCATTGTACTACCTATCAATGCCCGCGCTAAAAACATCATGGACTTCTGTCAATCTAATAAGCTGAGATATATGAAAATCAAAGAGCAGACATTGGCAGCTGCTCAATTCTGCGATCCATTCATAGTAAACGGGCAGTCTTATTCAAAGCCTACACACTGGGCATAGTTACGCTCTCATCCTTACCTAAATACCAGTTTCCCGTTGCCCATATGCTGTTTTCATGGTGCGCCGGTGCTTCTTACCCCATCAGCCCCGGCATACTGCTTAGACTGTCAAGTATTGATGCCGCGGTCGAAAGCGCCGCCATCGTTTCCGGCGAGGCTTCGCACATGGAGAGCAGAAAGCGGATGCCGGATAAGGTGCTCTCTTTAACGCCTGAGATGAACCGGCAAGTCCGTTCGTCGTCCGCCGCGCCGTTCACGCAGTCGGTCACTAAGCTCGCGATTTCCTGTTGTCCATAAGATTTTTGAGCTTAATTGCTGTTCTGGCGACTTCATCCGCCCACATGGAGGCCTGTTCTAGCGAATCGTCCGAAAAACGGAAAGTCAATTTCATGTCTGCCATTGAAGCGCCCTCCTACAACGGGCTAAAAGGCTCGTCAGAATCTTTGCTCTCTTTACGCTGCTGTTGTTTTCCCTTACCAAACAGACGAAGTATTGCCGGTGATTCACGCCGAAGGAGCTCTTCAAACGGCGGTGTTGGTGCGGAATCCGCATGACATTGGCATGCCGTACATTGTGCCGGACAAATAAGCAGCTTGATTATTTCTGGGAGAATCGCAATTTCTTCCCCAAGTACGTGCTCAGGATTCCCACTTTTTATCGAGGTCACGCGCTTCACAAAATCCAGCAGGCAGTTCTTAACTTCCTGCAATTCTGTTTCGGTCAAAGATAATCTGGCCATCATTTTCTCCTCCCTTTTGGCTCAATTCCTACCGCCTGTATGTTGTTGTCATGGTGCTTTGTGGAGCGCTCATCGTGCTATCGCATGATATTGCGTTTAGAGCAGTGAATCAATCGTACAATTCAACTCTATTGATATTTTCTTTAAAAGCGCCAAGCTCGGCCTAAGCTTTCCCTTCTCAATACGCCATATTGTATTTTGCGTAGTACCAACTCTAGCAGCGAGTTTGGCTTGTGTTAGTTTTAATGCCTTTCTTCGCGCTTTTAGTTTCTCCATGTGCTCACCACCTACTCTAAATTAATATTGCTTACCGCGTCATATTAGCACTTAATCTACCAAATAAGCAATAGTACCAGAGTCCCATATATTGCGCGATGTGCATATTGTTAAAAATCTACCTATTGCGTAGAATCTATATATTATTTTCAGTAAGGAGGTGCTATGTGTGATAGGTGCAAATTTGAAAGCAGCTCGTGAAAATATGGGACTGTCGCAAACACAACTCGGTGAGATATTAGGCACAACGCAAAACACGGTATGGCGTTGGGAAAATGACAGAATTACGCCTGATGATGATACAAAATTAAAATTAGCTCAAATTTTGAATGTATCGGTAGCATATCTTATGGGCGAAAATGATAGTTTAACA
Proteins encoded in this window:
- a CDS encoding single-stranded DNA-binding protein, whose product is MGKAICTVEGFVAGTRAGTGKSGEYYFSISLACGKSTKDEATGQYENKYQQWWSLTAWGDYARELERMNIAKGTAVMARVENPRARVYHNEKSQRYEAVIEARLWNFSLGSMCWINKKSIAQQSSGGVYGGDMPEMDESYLSSLEGMGGASAADIPF
- a CDS encoding DnaB-like helicase C-terminal domain-containing protein translates to MAEKLAKFIELARRDSPDDWEDGVIQLLAVEAEDVITRGMNPMSVGKHLAKLCSDGGGNVLVSGAVIRRAVAEGFRSLKASRFPSHGDDVMLSSESDGISLVPSTSGQHLAKLTSEVAEWKNLEGYGFGVVELDRAYGGLYPGEMMALVGAPGSMKTSLALNAVDDFMYQMPLDSRLLFFSLDMPPQTVIARRLMREMNCFQSELYRMVHDKHPAVKEAYGRILERDAGRFRLIGRPRGGEPYSWDQAANIIIQVAPDLVIIDYLTLIGKYRSELEAVYDLVPKIVSLKEDLGIAVILLSQMGRSSKAAQKSGSGGHAAGGHYVEDAADVEIELLKDESEGGETAIVATVTKTRKNASGKSFRLDLNARSLSFGGTAERVKRLKQAASVFNI
- a CDS encoding helix-turn-helix domain-containing protein, with amino-acid sequence MNPNENMNFRDNRDFWFSHLDIQVMQSSSLSFYAKGIYALLTTYMDIRTRSWSVKVKTLAETAGLSERQVRYALKELKDMGIITSEAVYKDGHQKASVYTLIGHRAECFRKSSVQEVQAENGADCTPCRPTPAPYADRLRESVLRETNTPIAPQGGEYEKPVPGTRDTEEVEAADESESFDLASPSSKAGKKKSKPRRAHADNPNPLDEWFERQFWPNYPRHVDKKRARNTFMRVLSKARNPDEQKQWVINMGVRLAKYIEDVRDRDEQYIKHPSTWLNAHDFSEPPEESEILRREVFVRDGREAG
- a CDS encoding DUF3310 domain-containing protein, with amino-acid sequence MTDRNKEIDRKHSRLTSIWEWEAERVRASMTLQEAEEEAYFQNSLLPCPFCGGYVEAMVNKNMGWRYDGHITAIICPKCGNALQFRGILSPNEARDMWNRRTAAFGGSKAASHYQLLDQQPIEIMQTLFSAEEFRGFLWGNVIKYSLRYGHKDERLKEAEKIAQYAQWLAMAERGETVKP
- a CDS encoding DNA cytosine methyltransferase; this encodes MPNRKEAAYMGLIVDSFAGGGGASTGIRMTLGRDPDIAINHNAEAMAMHKANHPGTRHYIEDMWGVDPLAVTAGEPVDLMWLSPDCTHFSKARGSAPKSDRIRGLAWTAVKWARRVRPRLIILENVEEFQDWCPLDKRGFPKMHLRGTIFNKFVRHLRREGYSVDYRELVACDYGAPTSRRRFFLIATSDRTPARWPEPSHGPGRKPYRTAAECIDWSIPVRSIFEREKPLVENTMRRIAKGVVKYILNNPHPYIVDRSRAGIVSPHITKFRSGAVGQELTEPMPTITAGGKSERPAGSPHALGIVVPALVKQTWGEKPCQDVEDPLHTVTTQHNKFALCAAFLAQYHTEQMRREVRGQTLDVPLNVIDASPRYALCCANLLKHYSGVVGQKMNEPIGTVTAIDHHSLAACTLMRQFGTSSGADIEQPLGTVMPDGCGGKTGLVAAFLDKYYGNERSGAPVTEPMHTVTGKDRMSLVTVRIDGEEYVITDIGMRMLQPRELFNAQGFPPDYIIDPLYNGKPLSKSAQVRMCGNSVCPQVAAALVKANWKIGNDEKREAA
- a CDS encoding nucleoside triphosphate pyrophosphohydrolase family protein, coding for MKNYTLTEKQLGTLKKTLDSMLEAPGKIETEINDEYHAEGGEGDIELRGTLEVMFGDLGRELKYLIEDVENQPAPIQWVEDVKEFRRLYRLNTPAKTKKEVWTQFKCVREELSELFDEICESDFRPSVKVLDGICDLLFTTVGLALVLDCDIQGAFAEVVRSNLTKLGADGKPIYREDGKVLKGPNFEEPKLKPFLPKEASWNA
- a CDS encoding NYN domain-containing protein, giving the protein MRKAAFFIDGFNLYHSIANRKNLHKYKWLNLWQLSQSLLLPQETLTDVFYFTAFTDWNPGRKKRHQDYVLINESVGCKVVLGKFLQKDRISMVECNTPCCGGAKRFCGKKFVAHEEKMTDVNIAVNIVKAAALRSYDSIYLLSGDNDLIPALETAREISPSLRLRIVLPINARAKNIMDFCQSNKLRYMKIKEQTLAAAQFCDPFIVNGQSYSKPTHWA
- a CDS encoding helix-turn-helix transcriptional regulator; the protein is MEKLKARRKALKLTQAKLAARVGTTQNTIWRIEKGKLRPSLALLKKISIELNCTIDSLL
- a CDS encoding helix-turn-helix transcriptional regulator; translation: MIGANLKAARENMGLSQTQLGEILGTTQNTVWRWENDRITPDDDTKLKLAQILNVSVAYLMGENDSLTPKGENSIDKMLSELSQIDPDLVARFRSTGENWSRFSDEEKVALIDGLNFVLGRSVSSRLKLIGKDKRI